The Gossypium hirsutum isolate 1008001.06 chromosome A03, Gossypium_hirsutum_v2.1, whole genome shotgun sequence genome contains the following window.
ttatattaagttGAGATTCCCGGGGTGAGAGGCACtacaagttttatttatttattattaggtATGCAATAACTTAATTTTCATTTCGAGAAATAATACTTCCAGCACATGatgttatacatgtttaatagtaggTATATTAAAGTAGTTAATCCAATATGGGTGAACATAttgcttttaatttttaagttccTTAATGGAACATATAATACTTGCAAATATACGTCAATTACATGTTAATACAAgtaattaatattcataattagATTAATATTAGAATTGCATTGGAGatgaatttttgaagaaaaaagcTTTCAAAATGTTTTTGTTGAATATAAAACAAAGTTGATTAAAGAAAATTTGGCACATTGCATTTGGCATGCATTTCAGGCATGTCATAATTGTCGGCAGAGGAGACATTGAGCCCTTTCACTGCATTTGCCCCTGTCGGCAAGATTTCAAGTCCCTGCACCGCTATTCATAACAATCCCTAGATCATGAAAGTATCACTAAATAGTCTTGTCCATTGTTCTTCTTATGTTGTTAatcttaaattatttgttgaagATGATTGTTTAGGAAATGAAGCTATGATTGATAAAAGTTAAAATGAGGAAATTTTGAGAGACTCGTTTTGAACCTCATTTCGTAAAAATTATGGGTAGTCTATTTAATTAGTTAAACTGAGTTTGATTTGTTTagttaatttgaattaaattaatcgatttaatatttgtaatcattaattttgattgaaatagaaatgataacaagttagatatttataattcatgtaaaatttggcttaaaatatacaattcaccttaaaatttaaattagtttacTATTCACATAAAATTCGAGCAATAGTATCCAAAtcctaatttattaaattatttgtgagatttctaaattaatacatttttaaaaaaatttaaaataaattttttaaagctaAGCGAATTTGGATCATGGATACTTAAATCTAAATTTGTTATTCACAAAGTAAAGTAAATTCAAATGATTTGAATAGTTAGTCAtaactttaaaaagaaataacAGATGCTTGCTAAACACTTATATAGAGGTAAAATTAAAGTTGTTATAaatatttgtgaattattttcgccaaaataaatatttgtgaatttatgtcttttatatttgtCAAAGAGCTAATTATATTCAACCttaactttttttcctttttctttttttgcattgGGATACctacatattataaacattttgttcTCTAACATAAATCCAAATTCAAGTGGTCTTGATTAATTACTTTTCCCCTACAAACTTTTATTTTCCAGACATGTTTAATAAACATGAAAACAATCAAATAAATACGTTACAACACTTTTAAGCAAGATGAATACATCACACATGATCAAGTTTTTGACACATATACACACGCAAAaagacaataaaaataaaataacaagatACAATAATCATGCCCACCATCACAAAGTTATTTCTGGTGTGGTTTATACAACGCAAATCTGCAAGCAAATTCATTATAATAGTATACCAATAGCAATAAGGAACCTTTTTATGTAATGTAGGACAAAGGGTTAGGTCAAATTAGCATTTTTCTTGTTTGCATTAACTTAAATCAGACCCCTCCATCATTATTAAACAACTAACTTTCCCTGTATAAGGATGCTCATCATCTATGTCAACTTATCATGATTGCAATTTCAGATTAtctgtaaagaaaagaaagaatttaCCATATGAAGAAAAATAGTGCTCCAAAAAACATTAGAGAAAAGCTATACACATTTTCACACTCTATTACAGGCTGGAGAAAATCAGGTGGTTTAGCCCATCTATCTCCACTCTTCATATGCCTCAACATCTTaactagaaaaaaagaaaaagaaaaagggggggGGTAAAATGGGGGGCCTAAACTATAAATGAGTATATTAATAGATGATACCGTTTCTCGTGATCTCTCTGGAGGACGCAAGACGGTAGATTGTGTGAGGTAAATTTAAAACGAACTGCATAAGAACTCCGGTAAGCAATTTGCTATAGACTACTTCGTAAtagagcatatatatatataagttgatCATCATATTTGTTGTCACAATTGACTGAAATTTGAGTGACTTCCAAGTCCCAGTCATGCAGCAAGCCTACAAGGAGTCAGTTAGAATGCAACTCAGAAGCCTTGTTAAAAGAGAAAATCGAACCTTAACCATAAATgtcgagaaagaaaaagaatatgtCAAATGCCTTACTACTGATAAAAAAACATAGACGGGCTATGATGCCTGATGCATGAAAAATGTAAGCTCATGAGAATACAAGGTTGATTACTGGGTAGCTAAATAAATTAGAGAAGGTGCTCCTGTAACTGAAACTGAAAGCATGAATTTGAAGGAACATATCAAATAGTTGTTGTACTGAAAAAAGAGGTAGAATCTATTGACATTTTATCAGGTCTAAATGAAAATGGGACTAAAAGACAAAAGGTAAAATGCAATGTCCAATACCTGCAGCTTCTGGTGGTCACTGAATTTCTGCCAATGGATTCGTAATAAATCCACCACCTCCTTGAAGTCGTAACCTATGGTTCTCAAATGTTTCATTGCAATTTCTATAAGCTCTATAATGTGTGGCAGCAGCGGATGGGGTGCAACTGGATGTAGAAAACGTAGAGGTACCATTTGTGTTCATCCCTGTTTTCCTCCAGAACTTGGATCTCAGAAAACCTGCAGCAGGTAGTAGGCAACAAGTGGTCCGGCTGGAAGTAGACATCCTTCCAGTTGATACAGCCAAGTCATACGAGATCTCATCCAAAGCCAATTCTAGACCATGCACACGTGTCTCCAGTGAATTCATCCCATTCTGTGAGCTACATATGAATCTCTAGACAAAAGAAGGAAGAAATAAGAAAACAGGAGATATAAAGCCTTGTTGTGATAATTAGTACAATTGAAGTAGCAGTAGAAATTGATGGAGCATTTATACCTCCTTAAGGCTTCAATCATAAATAAAATGATTATGGTTATTCATTCCCTATTTGTAAGAATACATACAACAGAGGCTTGACCAGTAGTTGGAATAAAATTATTAGTCACACGAAGTAATTCTACCGGCCAGTGCAATCAATTACATATATTTGCAAGCTTTTAATCACTCAATGACATGGAACCAATGGTTGGAGCTAGAAGTCTAGAGAATGGTGGATTTCAGCAAAACCGATGAAGCAAGTACCCAGGAACTTACTAGATTGGTCAAAATCCAGAAATTTAATTCATTTGCCCAGTGAGTTAACAGTTACTTCAATAACGCAATGCCTAAGCACCATATGTTACTGAGAAAAGCATCTTCAGAAATACATCACTAGAACACTCAAATTACAAGACAATAAttagagaaaatttatttttcaagcaTTGGAAACAAACCTGTAGAAGATCTAGTAGGCTAGATTGCTGCTTTTCTATCTGAACCAGTTGGGTGCGGATCAAAGATAAATCCTCGCAGTCCTTGTGGTTTGAGCTGAGATTTTCAGAGGCAGTACTAACCATAACAGTGGATTCTGGGATTTCCTCTTGACAAGGAGCAACACGAGAGCCAGACTTTGAACCACTGATTTTGTGCGTCTTGTCATCGGAATTCTTATTACTGAAAAGGGACCGCCTTATTTCAGACTTTGCAGATCTCGCATTCTCATTATTCCTCCTCTCCTGAAAACCATTCTCACGAGCCCTTGGCAGAGTAGCAGCAAGAGGAGAAGCAATATCAACCCTCCGGTCTAGGGGCTTCTTGCCATTCGTTTCTTGAGTGGTTGCCTTTAAAGGACTTCTCTTCCTCCCTGGGGTTGCAAAGGAACCATCAGGTGAAGTTGACCTTTTTGTTGAAGTAGGCCTCTTAACAGCGATATCCGAATTAGATGAAATTTTGGCACCAGGCGGACGGCATCCATCACTTGCATTCTCTGTTATTAAAACAGAACCAAATCCAGTAAGTAAAAATAAGTGTGTACATATCAGATTCATGCCGCCACAAGTGTTAAAAGTATTACACAATACGGATCATATCAATCTCGGCAAAGACTTAAAAAATAAGCAATGACCAAATAACCAGCTCACAACAAAGATGCATTGATCCTATGCGACATTTCTAATTCGGATAAAAGAAAATCTACCGGATAAACTAGTACAGATTAGCCAAGAAATCCAACTTCCATCAAGCAGAAGCAGATCACCATATACCTCTCGAAGAAGCCTGTGATCGAGGCGGTGGAGACGCCTCTTCTGAAACATCCGGAACCTGCTTCCACGCCTCCAACATCTGACTCATAACCTCCCTGGCGGCCTTTACCTATAAGATCCACATCCAAATAtggcaaaaaagaaaagaagcaattaaaaataataatataaaccaAAATACAAATGATCTCACcagaatttgaataaaaattaagttaaaaaccTTATCAAATCTTCTAGCCTCGAAGACTTTCATGCAACCAGCTTTGAGCTCAGCCAATGAATCTCTCTCAACCACCGCTAACCTCCCAAGCGCCTCTGCCGCTCCCTTTCTCGCTGCCCAATCATGACTACTCAAGACCCCAATCAAGCACCCCACCAATGCTTTCATCATCTCATCACCCAAATTTGACGCCCCACCCGATCCGATCACACTCCCGATAACCACCAAAACTGCCGCCTTAGCCTTATAACCTTCAACTTTCACGAGTTTCTCCAGCTTCGTTAACATCTTCCCCAGCCTAACTGGATCTGGATCCGGTGATCCATCGATCGCCGCCGCCAAACACAATGCCGCCCCGATCTGCGCGTTCGGTTCTTGCTCTGTGAAAAGCGCATCGCTCAAAGGCTTCAAAAACGAAGATGAGAAGTTGCACTTGGTGAGGTTAACGGAGAGAGCTGAGACGGCGTCGACGCAGGCGGAACGGACAACGGAATTGGGGTCCCGCAGGCGACGGAGGAGGCTAGAGAGGATTTTAGGGAGGAAATGAGGGAAAGAATTCGGATAACTAACAGCCAAAACAGAAATGAGCTTCACGCATTGCTTTCGCACTCCGCTTTTATCGGAGGAATCGACCGCAAGAATACAGGAAATGAAAGTCGGAAGTGATGTGGCATCAAGGTTTCTAGCAATGGAGTCGAGCTCAGCAGCTGCGAGAGAGAAGGTGTCTCGATCGCCGAGCTTGTTTAGGAGGGTGTTAACTTTTAGTTTAAAAGGTTGCGCCATTactcttttactaattttatggcAACGGCGGAGCAGCCGACGGTATCATTGGGCGGCTCCCCAGTGGTGGGAAATCTCCAAGATCCATTCAGGCCTTTATAATTTAAGGTGAAGAAGGAGAGTCGTTAAAAGAAAGTAAGAAAAGGGTCAAATTCTGACAAAAAGTCCTTGTACTatgtatttttggtatatttagtCCTATACTATAATTTGTTCGAAATGTTATTTTAAATCCTATGACCAAAATTTTCCATTAATTGTATCAAATAATTTCACATGATCATTTATATACATTGACATTTCTTAATATAACTGGACCAACTTTTTGCACTTTATGAAAAAGagattatttaactataaaataaaatcaaagtgtGTATGCCATacgttaaaaaataaataaagacacAAAAACATTTGATTTTATAATTGAGATTAGAAATAAGAGGAACTGAATCTTCTAGAAATACATAGTAGAGGGACCGTTGACAAAAATTTACCTAATAAAAGAAGCAGGTGAAACGGTGGCGTTTTAAGCAGGTCATGGCAGCTGTCTGgtagcttttattattattataattattatttttatatgagtTAATTTCACCAGACATCCCCAAATGACTGTCctcattttaaattggtcccaaaacttcaaaacattctaattataGCTCAAGTTATCAATGTTGTGTCAAtcaagtccttttattaaatttattaatttaaaagttaaatgaTACGTCAAATATTACGtaactaaatttaaaatgaaaacttttaaaaagaaaaacagctaaaaataaagtaaaattgaacaaaaaagttAATGATAAAACTTCTTTAAAAGCTTTGAAAACCTCAAaactatacattttttttaaaacatctatttttataatattagtttttttcctaaaattttcattttaaattatgccatttaaaatttaatgtgtcatttaacagttaaattaacaattttaataatataaggatCAAATTACTATACCCTCAATAGTTTgggaatataattaaaataacttagagtttagggactaatttagaatgaGGGTCATAGTTTAGGGATGTTTGTGTAATTAACTCTTATTATGTTTGTACTCTACTCAAGGTGGGAATAGGGTTGTCAACAATGATAAGGGAATAAGCAGATCTGGCAAATGGCAATTCTTGCTTaggatttaatttattttttcaaacagAGTACTGTcgctattaattaattaattaattattttaacttattGTCATTTAAGGCTTGCAGTTGGAATCAGCATGAGGAGATAACTTTATAAATCTGCAAATATccaataatatttcattaaaatatcaCATACTTAGGGTAAGGAACTATAGTTGTTAATTTTCTTCAAAAGTTTTTGGAGGTTGAAAATTCGTTTTCATCAGTAAATTTTCTCAAAGGTACTATGGACCGACAGATGTCTGACCCTCAAAATCATTACTTTTCTCACTAGGTAATCATGTATATGTATTTTTGGGTAAATTGCATtcaatgttattaaattattatgttttaatcatttaatttcaaaatgctacaaaatggttattgaattatttgaaagttttcatttaagttatggAGATGTTAAAATCACTACTGTATGACCTTTGTTTGCATTgttttcaccaattcaaaatttctcttttcattctcttctacagttcatttttttatgaaataacttaaaatattctaactttatgaatcaaaattcaaataaatatttctccGATCATCAACACTGATTGTCAGATCaatttggatctaaggtatgttcttttactCGTCAATGGGTATTGATCCACCATATCGATTATAGAATCATCGTTTGGAGCTTGCtagcagaatttttttagaaaagaaaaattaacaacccggtgacttaaataaaaacttttgcaTAGTTTAGTGACctatgaaaacttttaaatagtttaatgacattttgtaactttttgaagttgagcgatcaaaacgtaaatttactaatagtttaatgaccttgGATGTAGTTtatccttttgtttttctttccagCCATAAAAATTAAGCCGATTAGATATTGACATAGTTGACAAATGTAGAGTTCTTACATCTTGAGTATCTAGGTTCAAGACTCATCATGTGCAATTAAATGCGTGGGCCTTCGAGTCCTATCATGAACTGTTGTCATGtgtgaattttagttcaatttgtAGTTCTTAGTCtagattatttcaatttatagtTTATTTATGTGGTAACAATTTGGTTCTTTGTTCCAATTCTTCTTCCGTTTATGTTGTAATAGCTTAATTTTGCACCTAATAATTACTCCAAcatgtatttaaattatattgtactcctaaacttttaaaaataaaaattgaggtTTGGCTTTGGCTTTGGAGCAAAAATTTAGGTGTTTTTATTAGTGCTGGTGTCACTACAAATAAGTGATCAATTTTAGGAAGAAgacagataataataataataataataataataataataacgatgatgatgatgttctataattatttttcatactCATATTAACTCTTAAATTTAATATGGGTAAATTATCCATATTGTCACTTAAATTTAAGGATGTTTCTATTTTGtacataacttttttttttaaattttgtgacTATCAGTAAATCAAATTTAAGTTATAATCACTCCATTATTTGGTCAACAAACAAAAGATTGACgtaattttttattgataaataacaaattatactttctatcaatttaatattaatattaaaaattcaaacaaaaattcaTGATTTTGCATCAACAACCAATAATATAGCACCACATGTACTAAAAATAAACTCTTTAACTGATCTGTAATAACATGTCGTAAATAAAAGGGATAATGGAAAAAAGTACTTTAACAAATATATCAATGTGATACCTGCACTTTCAAGTTCGCCCAATATAATTCTTATACTTTTATTCCGTCCGTTACTTTAGTACTTCATCTTAACCTTTTTAATTTTTGACTCAAATTGACACATGAACCACTATTGTAGTGACACATGGTATAATGGGTCACACCAAAAACTTTTAACAAACATTGGGGCTTGTTAAaagttttccatttttatttgtcAAGATAAAagtcaattaaaaattaataacccaaaatactttttaacaaaaaaaataaaaaataaaaaaaacgctGATCATTccgtttattttataaaataatattaaaaaacaaaaaaaattataaaatttagattaaTTACAAAAATTGGTTATTTTCTATTGTGTTTCCGGGTGCTGCGAATGTGTCAGGTAGCACCACCCTAAATTTCCCCAAAGCATCTGACATtgattttgttgaattttttttaattggtgtCACTTGACAAATTAGCTGCACTagtatgaatttttaaaaaatacatatatttatgagTTTATATAGCACGAAAATATGCGGTACAAAAAATATCTTTTTTGCTACCGGACACATTGGCGgcataaatgtatttaaaaaaaaatggcagaaaagaaaaaagttgaaGAAGTGAAAAAAAAAGTTGTTGTTCAGGTTACGGAGCCCGTGATCGATTGGTCACATCGAGCGCAAGCGTTAAGCCAGTGTTGCCTAACAATTAGGCGGCACCATCCTAACGCTTGCCGCCAACGTGACCAATCAGTCACTACTCCTGACCCTAAACGCtagcctttttttcttttttgttttttaattttcttatataatattGGTCCTCATACACAAATAACATGGGAAGTAAGTAAAGAAGagtgaaaaaaattgttttaggcTATTTTATGTTGGTGTTTTGGGAGAAAAAAATGTTTGTGTTGGAGTTTTAGAGAGAATTTATGatagttttaaggtatgttttattgtttgtaataataatttgtatattatatttttatattttaatttattgttgatgtttagatttaatatttaagattatatttttgtttgtaaaaaaaaaattgtttgtttttggAGTTTTTAGGGATAAATCATAatagttttaaggtatgttttttttagtttgtaatatttttttatattatatatttatatgttatttttaatatttagatttaatgtttaatattatatttttgtttgtaaAATTTTGTTTGTATTATTTGTGTTGGAGTTGttggtttttattattatttgtttgtaatatatattttactacattagttatgtttatatatatatttttttcataaagaCACTTTAATTTTAGTTGCAAACATTTGGGTTaaagtaatttattttaatatttttgtttgctTAGTTGgtgattaatattattatttggctattttatttaaataaaacaaaaaaaattatatatgaaaatggGCTGTGATatgtttattcaattttgtttgtGCAGATATCAAAATGCATTTATTGATTGGAGCAATCAATCACACTGTCTTGATGATTAATGTGTTGGTAAAAAAATTGCACCTTGTTATTCACAGGTATTTTATAAATTTGCGCGTCATTATTTTTTAATTGGCATATTTAACTAATATGATAATTTGTTATAAATAGGGTGAGTACCACGTTTTAAGAGCGTGTGTCCATGGTTCGAGCTACCATAT
Protein-coding sequences here:
- the LOC107887293 gene encoding TORTIFOLIA1-like protein 3; this encodes MAQPFKLKVNTLLNKLGDRDTFSLAAAELDSIARNLDATSLPTFISCILAVDSSDKSGVRKQCVKLISVLAVSYPNSFPHFLPKILSSLLRRLRDPNSVVRSACVDAVSALSVNLTKCNFSSSFLKPLSDALFTEQEPNAQIGAALCLAAAIDGSPDPDPVRLGKMLTKLEKLVKVEGYKAKAAVLVVIGSVIGSGGASNLGDEMMKALVGCLIGVLSSHDWAARKGAAEALGRLAVVERDSLAELKAGCMKVFEARRFDKVKAAREVMSQMLEAWKQVPDVSEEASPPPRSQASSRENASDGCRPPGAKISSNSDIAVKRPTSTKRSTSPDGSFATPGRKRSPLKATTQETNGKKPLDRRVDIASPLAATLPRARENGFQERRNNENARSAKSEIRRSLFSNKNSDDKTHKISGSKSGSRVAPCQEEIPESTVMVSTASENLSSNHKDCEDLSLIRTQLVQIEKQQSSLLDLLQRFICSSQNGMNSLETRVHGLELALDEISYDLAVSTGRMSTSSRTTCCLLPAAGFLRSKFWRKTGMNTNGTSTFSTSSCTPSAAATHYRAYRNCNETFENHRLRLQGGGGFITNPLAEIQ